Proteins co-encoded in one Rudaeicoccus suwonensis genomic window:
- a CDS encoding SDR family oxidoreductase has translation MTGYFVTGGTGFIGRHVLPRLLEADPQAQIHVLVRSTSAERFTRLIEDWPGSDRIHPVIGDLTEPRLGLPGRDGLTGIKHVLHLGAIYDMTADADSQQRSNVDGTAAVIAFAKRHRAMLHHVSSIAVAGDYAGRFTENDFDKGQGFPSPYHHTKFLAEQLVRQTDGLSWQVYRPAIVVGDSRTGEMDKIDGPYYFFGVLRELGRMPSALPVLLPDLGDTNIVPVDYVADALVALMLRRTAESGSVWHLTAPRPQTTTALYNAIKPAFDGPTAYNVVPHQMVQPLLDLGRKSPLRLGRDLLVQQLGIPATVVDVMHLPTRFASRQTQAVLRQHGVELPALADYAPRLFDYWAANLDPDRHRRPDPAGPLVGRHVVITGGSAGIGKETARTCARKGARVLIVARKLEELEETCAELRAEGGDVHAYQCDITDPDSVSLTVKKMLEEHDHVDVLVNNAGRSIRRATLNSTDRLHDYERTMAVNYFGAVHMTLELLPQMAQRRFGRIVNVSTIGVLAKGPRFGAYVASKAALDAFSDVTAVETVSQHITFTNIHMPLVRTRMIAPTKTYDRVDVLTPEKAAAIVVRGIIEHPRRIDTPLGSFAIVSHFLTPSFTAALQHQMFLMFPDSTAATKGASHSADRGQGGSGMDSFGLLLDARDALRSTLGPVNDLAESSGLAGKVRDGLRLIPGIHW, from the coding sequence ATGACCGGATACTTCGTCACCGGTGGCACCGGGTTCATCGGTCGCCATGTGCTGCCGCGTCTGCTCGAAGCCGATCCGCAGGCCCAGATCCACGTGCTGGTGCGCTCCACCTCGGCCGAGCGGTTCACCCGCCTGATCGAGGACTGGCCCGGCAGCGACCGCATCCACCCGGTGATCGGCGACCTCACGGAGCCGCGCTTGGGTCTGCCGGGGCGCGACGGTCTGACCGGCATCAAACACGTGCTGCACCTCGGCGCGATCTACGACATGACCGCGGACGCCGACAGTCAGCAGCGCTCGAATGTCGACGGCACCGCCGCGGTGATCGCGTTCGCCAAGCGGCACCGCGCCATGCTGCACCACGTCTCGTCGATCGCGGTCGCGGGCGACTACGCCGGGCGATTCACCGAGAACGACTTCGACAAGGGCCAAGGCTTCCCCTCGCCGTACCACCACACCAAATTCCTGGCCGAGCAACTGGTCCGGCAAACCGACGGCCTGTCCTGGCAGGTCTACCGCCCGGCGATCGTGGTCGGCGACTCCCGCACCGGCGAGATGGACAAGATCGACGGGCCGTACTACTTCTTCGGGGTGCTGCGCGAACTCGGCCGGATGCCGTCGGCGCTCCCGGTGCTGCTGCCCGACCTGGGCGACACCAACATCGTGCCGGTCGACTACGTGGCCGACGCGCTGGTCGCCCTGATGCTGCGGCGCACCGCCGAGTCCGGCTCAGTGTGGCACCTGACTGCTCCACGACCACAGACCACCACCGCGCTCTACAACGCGATCAAGCCCGCGTTCGACGGCCCGACGGCATACAACGTGGTGCCGCATCAGATGGTCCAGCCGCTGCTGGATCTGGGCCGCAAGTCCCCGCTGCGGCTGGGGCGCGACCTGCTGGTGCAGCAGCTCGGCATACCGGCCACCGTCGTCGATGTGATGCATCTGCCCACCCGGTTCGCCTCGCGACAGACCCAGGCCGTGCTTCGACAGCACGGTGTCGAACTGCCGGCGCTGGCCGACTACGCCCCGCGACTGTTCGACTACTGGGCCGCCAACCTCGACCCCGACCGGCACCGCCGCCCCGACCCGGCCGGCCCCCTTGTCGGCCGCCATGTCGTGATCACCGGTGGTTCAGCCGGCATCGGCAAAGAGACTGCCCGCACGTGTGCCCGCAAGGGTGCTCGTGTGCTGATCGTGGCTCGCAAACTCGAGGAGCTCGAGGAGACCTGCGCCGAGCTGCGCGCCGAGGGCGGGGATGTGCACGCCTACCAGTGCGACATCACCGACCCCGACTCGGTGAGCCTGACGGTCAAGAAGATGCTCGAGGAACACGATCATGTCGACGTCCTGGTCAACAACGCCGGGCGCTCGATCCGCCGTGCGACGCTGAACTCCACCGACCGGCTGCACGACTACGAGCGCACGATGGCGGTGAACTACTTCGGCGCCGTGCACATGACGCTCGAACTGCTGCCGCAGATGGCGCAGCGCCGCTTCGGCCGGATCGTCAACGTGTCGACGATCGGAGTGCTTGCCAAGGGCCCGCGGTTCGGGGCGTATGTCGCAAGCAAGGCCGCGCTCGACGCCTTCTCTGACGTGACCGCCGTCGAAACCGTCTCGCAGCACATCACTTTCACCAACATCCACATGCCACTGGTGCGCACCAGGATGATCGCTCCGACGAAGACGTACGACCGGGTGGACGTCCTCACACCGGAGAAGGCTGCGGCGATCGTGGTGCGCGGCATCATCGAGCACCCCCGCCGGATCGACACCCCGCTGGGCAGCTTCGCGATCGTCAGCCATTTTCTGACGCCGTCGTTCACCGCCGCGCTGCAGCACCAGATGTTCCTGATGTTCCCCGACTCCACCGCCGCCACCAAGGGCGCCTCGCACAGCGCCGACCGTGGTCAGGGCGGCTCGGGAATGGATTCGTTCGGTCTGCTGCTGGATGCGCGCGACGCGTTGCGCTCGACGCTAGGACCGGTCAACGACCTCGCGGAGAGCAGCGGGCTCGCGGGTAAGGTCCGCGACGGGCTGCGGCTGATCCCCGGAATCCACTGGTGA
- a CDS encoding LutC/YkgG family protein, which produces MSSARDETLARIRLANNRIRAADGSGARRLSQPRAASELVPLFAERVADYRATVRIVDAGGVADAIADAIPGSGSVVIPNGFPDAWRARITATVVTEHGPSAVLSPHELDDIDAVVTTADLGVAETGTLILSHGPGQGRRALTLVPDRHVCVISASQLVDDVPAAVTAVADQIRAGRPLTWISGPSATSDIELSRVEGVHGPRALVVVIVSDC; this is translated from the coding sequence ATGAGCAGCGCGAGGGATGAGACCCTCGCGCGGATCCGGTTGGCCAACAACAGAATTCGCGCTGCGGATGGCTCGGGAGCACGCCGGCTTTCCCAGCCGCGCGCAGCGTCGGAGCTGGTGCCCTTGTTCGCCGAACGCGTCGCCGACTACCGCGCGACAGTGCGCATCGTCGACGCCGGAGGCGTGGCTGACGCGATCGCGGATGCAATCCCGGGCAGCGGCAGCGTCGTCATACCGAACGGATTTCCTGACGCCTGGCGCGCACGCATCACCGCGACCGTCGTGACCGAGCACGGCCCCTCGGCCGTCCTGTCGCCGCACGAGTTGGACGACATCGACGCCGTCGTGACCACCGCCGATCTCGGAGTCGCCGAGACCGGCACGCTGATCCTCAGCCACGGCCCCGGCCAGGGACGCCGCGCTCTGACACTCGTGCCCGACCGCCATGTCTGCGTGATCAGCGCTTCGCAACTGGTCGACGATGTGCCCGCTGCCGTCACGGCCGTCGCCGATCAGATCCGGGCTGGGCGGCCGCTCACCTGGATCAGCGGACCGAGCGCCACCAGCGACATCGAACTGTCGCGGGTCGAAGGCGTGCACGGCCCGCGCGCCCTTGTCGTGGTCATCGTCAGCGACTGCTGA
- a CDS encoding (Fe-S)-binding protein: MTDAGPERAEAPKRVALFATCFNDTMWPGTPRATVQVLERLGVTVEFPWKQTCCGQMFTNTGYADEAIPLVRGFVDTFEPYAAVVAPSASCVGSVREQYAALARRSGDPGLQRAVEQTTPRVYELSEYLVDVLGVTDVGASFAHRVTYHPTCHSLRMLRVGDKPLQLLRAVEGIEVIELPGADECCGFGGTFAMKNAAVSVAMGSDKARHIRDTGAEVVVASDNSCLAHIGGLLDRGRSGVRWMHLAEVLASTREQPA; encoded by the coding sequence GTGACCGACGCCGGGCCGGAGCGCGCGGAGGCACCAAAACGCGTCGCGCTGTTCGCGACGTGCTTCAACGACACCATGTGGCCGGGCACACCCCGGGCAACGGTGCAGGTGCTCGAACGCCTCGGCGTCACTGTCGAATTTCCCTGGAAACAAACATGTTGCGGCCAGATGTTCACCAACACCGGGTACGCCGACGAAGCGATCCCGTTGGTGCGCGGATTCGTCGACACCTTCGAGCCGTATGCCGCGGTCGTCGCCCCATCGGCCTCGTGCGTGGGCTCGGTCCGCGAGCAGTATGCCGCCCTGGCGCGGCGGTCCGGCGACCCCGGACTGCAGCGTGCGGTCGAGCAGACGACTCCGCGGGTGTACGAACTCAGCGAGTATCTGGTGGACGTGCTGGGCGTCACCGACGTCGGTGCCTCGTTCGCGCATCGCGTCACCTATCACCCGACCTGCCACTCACTGCGCATGCTGCGGGTCGGCGACAAGCCGCTGCAACTGTTGCGCGCGGTCGAGGGCATCGAGGTGATCGAACTGCCCGGCGCCGACGAGTGCTGCGGTTTCGGCGGCACGTTCGCGATGAAGAACGCCGCCGTGTCAGTGGCCATGGGGTCCGACAAGGCGCGGCACATCCGCGACACCGGTGCCGAAGTCGTTGTGGCGAGCGATAATTCGTGCCTGGCGCATATCGGCGGGCTGCTGGATCGAGGCCGGTCCGGTGTGCGATGGATGCACCTGGCCGAGGTGCTCGCGAGCACCCGGGAGCAGCCGGCATGA
- a CDS encoding LutB/LldF family L-lactate oxidation iron-sulfur protein — MSRSHRTSEPANPVGSTTATFVGMPSFPHAAADAVGNSQLRRNLRHATHTIRGKRAEVVAEVPDWEALRARAAAIKDATLARLDEHLMTLEDRLTAAGAHVHWARDAEEACRIVTDLVQQTGVDEVVKVKSMATQEIELNEALAAAGVAAWETDLAELIVQLGDDRPSHILVPAIHKGRSEIRQIFSERMAQAGRAAPADLTDEPAALAEAARVHLREKFLRARVAVSGANFAVADTGTLIVLESEGNGRMCLTLPQTLISVVGIEKVVPTWEDLDVFLQLLPRSSTGERMNPYTSMWTGVAEDDGPQDVHVVLVDNGRTTVLEDPVGREALRCIRCSACLNVCPVYERAGGHAYGSVYPGPIGAVLTPQLRGITGALEKSLPYASSLCGACFDACPVRIDIPRLLVHLRTRVVDEGRSGRPSAESVAMRSAEWLFSDARRLTRAQQGVTTAARALRGRTSLGALPWPMSAWSSARDVPVPPQETFRQWWARTHEGRA, encoded by the coding sequence ATGAGTCGGTCACATCGCACCTCCGAGCCGGCCAACCCGGTCGGCAGCACGACCGCGACCTTCGTGGGGATGCCGAGCTTTCCGCACGCCGCGGCCGACGCGGTCGGCAACTCCCAACTGCGACGCAATCTGCGGCATGCCACCCACACGATCCGCGGCAAGCGCGCCGAGGTGGTGGCGGAAGTGCCGGATTGGGAGGCCCTGCGGGCACGCGCTGCCGCCATCAAGGACGCGACACTCGCCCGACTGGACGAGCACCTCATGACCCTCGAGGACAGGTTGACCGCGGCGGGCGCCCACGTCCACTGGGCGCGCGACGCCGAGGAGGCCTGCCGCATCGTCACCGACCTGGTGCAGCAGACGGGCGTCGACGAGGTCGTCAAGGTCAAGTCGATGGCCACTCAGGAGATCGAGCTCAACGAAGCCCTCGCCGCCGCCGGCGTAGCGGCGTGGGAGACCGACCTTGCCGAGCTGATCGTGCAACTGGGCGACGACCGTCCGTCGCACATCCTGGTCCCGGCAATCCACAAGGGCCGCAGCGAGATTCGCCAGATCTTCAGCGAACGTATGGCGCAGGCAGGTCGCGCCGCGCCCGCCGATCTGACCGACGAGCCGGCCGCACTGGCCGAGGCTGCACGCGTGCATCTGCGGGAGAAGTTCCTGCGCGCCCGGGTGGCCGTCTCAGGCGCGAACTTCGCCGTCGCCGACACGGGCACGCTGATCGTGCTGGAGTCGGAGGGCAACGGCCGCATGTGCCTGACGCTGCCGCAGACGCTGATCTCGGTCGTCGGCATCGAAAAGGTCGTGCCCACCTGGGAGGACCTCGACGTCTTCCTGCAACTGCTGCCGAGGTCGAGCACTGGTGAGCGGATGAACCCCTACACCTCGATGTGGACCGGTGTCGCTGAGGACGACGGGCCGCAGGACGTGCACGTCGTGTTGGTCGACAACGGTCGCACCACCGTGCTGGAGGACCCCGTCGGTCGAGAGGCGCTGCGCTGCATCCGGTGCTCCGCCTGCCTCAACGTCTGTCCCGTGTACGAACGCGCCGGCGGACACGCCTACGGCTCGGTGTATCCGGGGCCGATCGGAGCGGTGCTGACGCCCCAACTGCGCGGCATCACAGGCGCGCTCGAGAAGTCTCTGCCGTATGCCTCGAGTCTGTGCGGCGCCTGCTTCGACGCCTGCCCGGTGCGGATCGACATACCGCGGCTGCTGGTGCACCTGCGGACCCGTGTCGTCGACGAGGGTCGGAGCGGTAGGCCCTCCGCCGAGAGCGTCGCGATGCGCTCCGCGGAGTGGTTGTTCTCCGACGCACGTCGTCTGACACGGGCACAGCAGGGTGTCACCACCGCTGCCCGAGCGCTGCGCGGACGCACCAGCCTCGGCGCCCTGCCGTGGCCGATGTCGGCCTGGAGCAGCGCGCGGGACGTGCCGGTGCCCCCTCAGGAGACCTTCCGCCAATGGTGGGCGCGCACCCACGAGGGGCGCGCATGA